The following coding sequences are from one Coffea eugenioides isolate CCC68of unplaced genomic scaffold, Ceug_1.0 ScVebR1_2205;HRSCAF=3194, whole genome shotgun sequence window:
- the LOC113756359 gene encoding uncharacterized protein LOC113756359, which produces MDRQVIGRSRGRPTRQHSESGGDREPEVNQDQGQEGVAGDQVATAINRITDVLERLTEHQASGPVHHPGGPADSDDRALERFLKFGPPKFYGGPELEIAEGWWERISDIFAALNYSEERQVTFATFQFEGAARSWWNLEGLAVVRIDTFADAVERAQRVEVARAQVKSFQAKKRFAPSSSREPAYGNAPPAKIGRGTSGEGTTPNARPNTSGGSRPTVPARVYAIDDQPVPDSSEVVEGTLLIFHRLARVLIDPGATHSFVNPSFMSGIDVKPVRLPFDLEVRTPMGNKNVITSLAYKNCEFWIGERKMLVDLISLDIKGYDVIIGMDFLGHYHAKLDCRAKVVEFCIPGETTLRLDVKGRLASSAMISGIRARKMLSKGAQGFLAFLINAPSDQVKLEDVPVVREFPDVFPEELKTLPPEREVEFKIDLMPGTAPISKTPYRMAPAELKELKIQLQDLLEKGFVKESDSPWGAPVLFVKKKDESLRLCIDYRGLNEVTIKNKYPLPLIDSLFDQLQGSVVFSKLDLRQGYYQLKIKKEDIPKTAFSTRYGHFEFAVMPFGLTNAPAAFMDLMQRIFKKYLDQFVVVFIDDILIYSKTREEHVKHLEVVLQILREHKLYAKFSKCEFWLDEISFLGHKVSKEGIAVDPAKVEAVMNWKQPETPTEVRSFLGLAGYYRRFIQDFSKIAGPMTELTKKGTKFIWTPKCESSFQELKKRLTSAPVLVLPDGGEGYTVYSDASKEGLGCVLMQMGKIVAYTSRRLKPHEQNYPTHDLELAAVIFALKKWRHYLYGKANVVADALSRKAQVAGLMVKEWDMLEEISGWNPRLEKLKVLFGNLSLKSPLLERIKEAQKTDPMIQKNLEKVQKGETLDFKLGSEGVLRFRDRIVIPADEEIRKGILEESHL; this is translated from the exons ATGGATCGCCAAGTGATAGGAAGGAGCCGTGGGAGACCCACTAGACAACACTCGGAATCGGGTGGTGATAGGGAACCCGAGGTCAATCAAGACCAAGGGCAAGAAGGTGTGGCCGGAGACCAAGTGGCCACCGCAATCAATCGTATCACTGATGTCTTAGAGCGTTTGACTGAACACCAAGCCTCTGGACCAGTGCATCACCCAGGAGGTCCAGCCGATTCCGATGATCGGGCACTGGAGAGGTTTTTGAAGTTCGGACCTCCCAAATTTTATGGAGGACCCGAACTGGAGATAGCTGAAGGATGGTGGGAGAGAATCTCCGATATCTTTGCAGCTTTAAACTATTCGGAAGAGcgacaggtgacttttgccacattccaatttgagggagctGCCCGCTCCTGGTGGAACCTG GAAGGTTTAGCTGTCGTGAGGATAGACACTTTTGCTGATGCCGTCGAGAGAGCCCAGAGAGTTGAAGTAGCTAGAGCTCAAGTGAAATCTTTTCaggccaagaaaagatttgctCCTAGCAGTAGTCGGGAGCCGGCATATGGAAATGCTCCACCGGCCAAAATAGGCCGAGGAACCAGTGGA GAAGGGACTACTCCAAACGCTAGGCCAAACACATCTGGAGGGAGCCGGCCGACAGTTCCTGCTAGAGTGTATGCTATAGATGACCAACCtgtacctgattcctcggaaGTTGTGGAAGGTACACTTCTGATTTTTCATCGTTTAGCTAGAGTGTTAATTGACCCTGGTGCAACCCATTCATTCGTAAATCCATCTTTTATGTCTGGAATAGATGTGAAACCTGTTAGACTACCCTTCGATCTTGAAGTTAGAACACCAATGGGTAATAAGAATGTAATCACTAGCTTGGCTTATAAGAATTGTgaattctggattggagagcgTAAAATGCTAGTGGATCTAATCAGTCTGGACATAAAAGGTTACGATGTTAtaataggaatggattttctagGCCATTATCATGCTAAGCTTGACTGTCGAGCAAAAGTGGTGGAATTTTGTATACCTGGAGAAACAACCCTGAGGTTAGATGTTAAGGGTAGGTTAGCATCGTCTGCTATGATCTCAGGAATTCGGGCAAGGAAAATGTTGTctaaaggagcgcaaggtttcttAGCCTTCTTGATTAATGCTCCCAGTGATCAAGTGAAGTTGGAGGATGTACCAGTGGTacgggaatttccggatgtttTTCCCGAAGAGCTAAAGACTCTACCGCCGGAAAGAGAAGTGGAATTTAAGATTGACTTGATGCCTGGAACGGCCCCAATTTCtaagactccgtaccgaatggctcctgccgagctaAAGGAGTTGAAAATTCAACTGCAAGACTTGTTGGAGAAAGGTTTCGTGAAAGAGAGTGACTCACCATGGGGAGCACCCGTTCTTTTTGTCAAGAAAAAGGATGAAAGTTTGAGACTATGTATCGACTACCGAGGGTTAAATGAggttacaattaagaataaataccctctaccgtTGATTGATAGCTTGTTCGACCAACTGCAAGGATCAGTGGTCTTCTCTAAGCTGGATTTAaggcaagggtattatcagttgaAGATTAAGAAGGaggatatacccaagactgcttttagtaCAAggtatggacattttgagttcgcAGTCATGCCTTTCGGACTAACCAACGCACCagctgcttttatggatttgatgcagaGAATTTTTAAGAAGTATCTGGACCAGTTCGTAGTGGTTTTCATAGATGATATCCTGATTTACTCCAAAACTCGAGAGGAACATGTTAAGCACTTGGAGGTAGTTTTGCAGATACTAAGAGAACATAAGCTATATGCCAAATtcagtaagtgtgagttttggttggatgaGATTTCATTTCTAGGGCATAAAGTTTCCAAAGAGGGGATTGccgtggatccggcaaaagttgaggccgtTATGAATTGGAAAcagccagaaactccaactGAAGTTAGAAGCTTCTTGGGACTAGCAGGTTATTATAGGCGGTTtatccaggatttttcgaaaattgcAGGACCTATGACCGAGCTAACCAAGAAAGGGACTAAGTTTATTTGGACTCCGAAGTGTGagtcaagttttcaggagttaaagaagCGTTTAACATCCGCTCCTGTTTTGGTATTACCTGATGGAGGAGAAGGTTATACCGTGTATTCCGATGCCTCTAAAGAAGGTCTAGGGTGTGTCTTGATGCAAATGGGTAAGATAGTTGCCTATACTTCTAGGAgattgaaaccccacgaacaaaactacccaactcatgacCTAGAACTAGCTGCAGTAATTTTcgccttaaagaaatggagacactacttgTACG gaaaagccaatgTGGTAGCTGACGCTCTAAGTAGAAAGgcccaagtagcagggttaatggttAAAGAGTGGGACATGTTAGAAGAAATAAGTggttggaaccctcgcttggagaaATTGAAGGTTTTATTTGGGAACTTGTCTTTAAAGTCACCATTACTAGAGCGTATTAAGGAGGCGCAGAAAACAGACCCTATGATTCAGAAGAATTtggagaaagtgcaaaaaggggaaacaCTAGACTTTAAATTAGGGTCTGAAGGTGTATTGAGGTTTCGAGATCGAATTGTGATTCCGGCAGATGAAGAGATAAGAAAAGGAATTTTAGAAGAATCAcatctgtag